In one Novosphingopyxis iocasae genomic region, the following are encoded:
- a CDS encoding phytanoyl-CoA dioxygenase family protein has protein sequence MTAPSEAYWLDQLQEDGYCIIPQLVAEQQIAALDADLEGAFAQAPLGKGDFYGYRTKRFGSLLRRSKVAGDLVLQPLVLSLARSILGSACDRIQLNVAQAIAINPGEIEQFPHCDQDMWAGRKGDHEYLLNVIWPLTEFTEENGATRIYPGTHKQAIESLDQLDDPIVAECGPGDAICFLGSTVHGAGPNQTEDVRRGVVIGYSLGWLKPYENLWLAYPPAVAKEFSPELAELAGYVQHRPNLGNFEGQCPSVLLSDKVPEFPQATDGLRPDQKEAVREFAKTRRGGR, from the coding sequence ATGACTGCGCCGAGCGAGGCGTATTGGCTCGATCAGCTTCAAGAGGATGGCTATTGCATCATTCCGCAACTTGTCGCCGAGCAACAGATCGCCGCACTCGATGCCGACCTGGAAGGTGCGTTTGCGCAGGCGCCACTCGGCAAGGGAGACTTCTATGGGTATCGGACCAAACGGTTTGGAAGCCTCCTTCGCCGGTCGAAGGTCGCAGGCGATCTGGTCCTGCAGCCGCTAGTCCTATCGCTAGCCCGCTCAATTCTCGGCAGCGCCTGCGACCGGATACAGCTAAATGTCGCCCAGGCGATCGCGATCAACCCCGGCGAGATAGAACAGTTTCCGCATTGCGATCAGGATATGTGGGCGGGCCGCAAAGGCGATCACGAATATCTTCTCAACGTCATCTGGCCGCTCACCGAGTTCACCGAAGAAAACGGCGCAACGCGCATATATCCCGGTACGCACAAGCAAGCGATCGAAAGCCTTGATCAGCTCGATGATCCGATAGTGGCCGAGTGCGGACCCGGAGATGCGATCTGCTTTCTCGGCTCGACCGTCCATGGAGCGGGACCAAACCAGACCGAGGATGTCCGCCGCGGTGTCGTGATCGGCTATAGCCTCGGCTGGCTCAAACCTTACGAGAATCTCTGGCTCGCATACCCGCCCGCAGTAGCAAAAGAGTTCTCGCCTGAACTCGCCGAGCTCGCCGGTTATGTCCAGCACCGCCCGAACCTCGGTAATTTCGAGGGGCAGTGCCCGTCGGTACTGCTGAGCGACAAGGTGCCCGAATTCCCTCAGGCAACCGATGGTCTGCGCCCCGACCAGAAAGAAGCGGTTCGTGAGTTCGCCAAGACGCGCCGCGGTGGACGATGA
- a CDS encoding acyl-homoserine-lactone synthase → MNRIGPIGYLSYLVDFQTLKLIAQVGRSVNSPCRAPDGALPSSWYVAAYPDLMRCKQSSKSQVIFMQQSSGINGASLVDPALRAMFEARKRVFVDLLGWDVPVLDGTFEIDQFDTPSAAYLVLTGENCEHRASARLLRSDGPHILRDLFPQLCTGPVPQDEAFREITRFCIDPTLPRADRRGVRNQLVSALADFAISEGISGYSAVAPVPWFRQIAQFGWRCQQLGPCVPIDGQQLVALRIDIDQDTRAQLANAGIYCRNPQPEAYGGMELAA, encoded by the coding sequence ATGAACAGAATCGGACCGATAGGATACCTGTCGTATCTTGTTGATTTTCAAACGCTGAAGCTCATCGCACAGGTGGGGCGGTCAGTAAACTCGCCCTGTAGAGCACCAGACGGGGCCCTCCCCAGTTCTTGGTATGTCGCTGCCTATCCGGATTTGATGAGATGCAAGCAGTCATCAAAATCACAGGTAATCTTCATGCAGCAAAGCAGCGGTATAAATGGTGCAAGCCTGGTCGATCCGGCACTTCGCGCCATGTTCGAGGCGCGCAAGCGCGTGTTCGTGGATCTTCTTGGCTGGGACGTTCCGGTGCTCGACGGGACCTTTGAAATCGATCAGTTCGATACGCCCTCGGCCGCCTATCTCGTCCTTACCGGCGAAAATTGCGAGCATCGCGCATCGGCCCGGCTCCTGCGTTCTGATGGACCTCATATCTTGCGCGATCTTTTTCCGCAGCTGTGCACCGGACCTGTTCCGCAGGATGAGGCATTTCGCGAGATTACCCGTTTCTGTATCGATCCGACGTTGCCGCGCGCTGATCGCCGGGGTGTCCGCAACCAGCTCGTCTCCGCACTCGCCGATTTTGCAATATCGGAAGGGATCTCTGGTTATTCGGCGGTCGCCCCGGTGCCCTGGTTCCGGCAGATCGCCCAGTTCGGCTGGCGCTGCCAGCAGCTGGGACCGTGCGTTCCTATCGATGGCCAGCAGCTTGTCGCTCTTCGCATCGACATCGACCAGGATACACGCGCGCAACTCGCCAACGCAGGGATCTACTGCCGCAATCCTCAGCCGGAAGCCTATGGTGGTATGGAGCTGGCAGCATGA
- a CDS encoding sensor histidine kinase, which yields MNAKVITNFQLGSRESSSAPDVLPLATEHALQSAGAAFHALADTMPQMVWSTLPDGSHDYYNARWYEFTGVPVGSTDGEGWTGMFHEDDQADAWKKWNHSLATGEPYEVEYRLRHHSGDYRWMIGRALPILNEQGEIQRWIGTCTDIDEQKRTALQNEILSQELSHRIKNIFAIVSGLISLTARANEAFGEASRDLLGRISALGRAHEFVRPHSEKSQPEGKEVTLATLLATIFETYPAFSEGRIAISGPDIAVESRAATPVALVFHELATNAMKYGALSNPNGRISLDLSTEDEIVRFRWREHGAHIDKAREPQTGFGSRLIELAVKQQLGGNYERTWHDDGVELVMDVRKSRLQEPS from the coding sequence ATGAATGCAAAAGTCATCACGAATTTCCAGCTCGGCAGCCGCGAATCCTCCTCGGCGCCGGATGTCTTGCCCTTGGCTACAGAGCATGCGCTGCAATCCGCCGGAGCTGCTTTCCATGCGCTCGCCGACACCATGCCGCAGATGGTTTGGTCGACTCTTCCCGACGGCTCCCACGATTATTACAATGCGCGCTGGTATGAATTCACGGGTGTCCCTGTCGGATCAACCGACGGCGAAGGATGGACCGGGATGTTCCATGAGGATGACCAGGCCGACGCATGGAAGAAATGGAACCACAGCCTCGCTACCGGCGAACCGTACGAGGTTGAATATCGCCTGCGGCATCACAGCGGTGATTATCGCTGGATGATCGGTCGTGCGCTGCCGATCCTCAACGAGCAGGGTGAGATCCAGCGCTGGATCGGCACTTGCACGGATATCGACGAGCAGAAGCGCACCGCCCTCCAAAACGAAATCCTGAGCCAGGAGCTCAGCCATCGCATCAAGAACATCTTCGCGATTGTTTCCGGTCTGATCAGCCTGACAGCGCGCGCAAATGAAGCGTTCGGTGAAGCGTCGCGCGACTTGCTTGGCCGGATTTCCGCGCTGGGGCGCGCGCACGAATTCGTCCGGCCGCATAGCGAAAAGTCCCAGCCCGAGGGCAAGGAAGTGACCCTCGCCACGCTGCTTGCGACGATCTTCGAGACCTATCCTGCCTTTTCCGAAGGAAGGATTGCTATATCCGGCCCCGATATCGCGGTCGAAAGCCGCGCCGCCACGCCGGTCGCATTGGTGTTCCACGAGCTGGCTACCAACGCGATGAAGTACGGAGCTCTGTCCAATCCCAACGGGAGGATTTCGCTGGACCTGTCAACCGAGGACGAGATCGTCCGCTTCCGCTGGAGGGAACACGGAGCTCACATCGACAAGGCGCGTGAGCCTCAAACGGGTTTCGGAAGTCGCCTCATCGAGTTGGCCGTGAAGCAACAGCTAGGAGGCAATTACGAGAGAACCTGGCATGACGATGGCGTTGAACTCGTCATGGATGTCCGAAAAAGCAGGTTGCAGGAGCCTAGTTAA
- a CDS encoding response regulator — MPTTILIVEDEFLIAVEMEAVVHDLGHESAGIADDMESALAKASEAIDVALVDVNLADGATGPRIGEKLAADFGIEVIFVTANPAQLGEGVSGTLGALEKPVDLSILKQVLDYVIAVRKGEKLDPPARLRLFFN; from the coding sequence ATGCCGACCACCATTCTGATTGTCGAAGACGAATTCCTCATAGCTGTCGAAATGGAGGCGGTGGTTCACGATCTCGGTCATGAATCCGCAGGAATAGCCGACGACATGGAGTCGGCATTGGCAAAGGCTTCAGAAGCGATCGATGTGGCGCTCGTCGATGTTAATCTGGCCGATGGAGCCACTGGTCCCAGGATCGGCGAGAAGCTTGCCGCGGATTTCGGGATCGAGGTTATTTTCGTAACCGCCAATCCCGCACAACTCGGCGAAGGGGTGAGCGGAACACTGGGCGCGCTGGAAAAACCGGTCGATCTTAGCATTCTAAAGCAGGTTCTCGACTATGTCATTGCGGTCCGAAAGGGCGAAAAACTCGATCCGCCAGCCCGTCTTAGGCTCTTCTTTAACTAG
- a CDS encoding PepSY-associated TM helix domain-containing protein, producing MKLLSWLHRWTGGIVGILLALIGLSGTVLLWEESWIMLPGADQPVVADPAALGETIAAARKAGPGLSRITFASDEIGLHQVIYADGSGAYLNQDGVLVERWVSMWDRPELWLFDLHHYLFMGEAGKTITGILGILLVGFCITGLLLWWRTRTTYRFRIWPARFTRSAIVRHHRDLGAVASPLLILAAFTGAMMVFPSISAWLLSPVTEEQIAPSLPEHLEPPDEQTNWPLVMARAQAAFPSAVPRRLMMPAAEGAPLALRLKQDFEWTPNGRTYVWIDPRAAHVVGVQDPATSDIASALTEKYYPVHAAKVGGIGWRLFMSFAGLALAMLGLFASWSFWAGRGRAPRRSRS from the coding sequence GCTGGACTGGCGGCATCGTGGGCATCCTGCTCGCGCTGATCGGGTTGTCCGGCACCGTGCTGTTGTGGGAGGAAAGCTGGATCATGCTGCCTGGGGCCGATCAGCCGGTTGTGGCCGATCCTGCCGCACTCGGCGAGACGATTGCCGCAGCCCGTAAGGCGGGACCGGGACTGTCGCGAATTACCTTCGCCAGCGATGAGATTGGACTGCACCAGGTCATTTATGCCGATGGAAGCGGCGCTTATCTGAACCAAGACGGTGTGCTTGTCGAACGGTGGGTCAGTATGTGGGATCGTCCCGAACTCTGGCTGTTCGATTTACATCACTATCTGTTCATGGGAGAAGCAGGGAAAACCATCACCGGGATCCTTGGAATCCTGCTTGTTGGCTTCTGCATCACCGGGCTTCTTCTCTGGTGGCGCACCCGGACGACCTATCGCTTCCGTATATGGCCTGCCCGCTTCACGCGATCAGCCATTGTTCGCCATCACCGCGACCTAGGTGCGGTTGCTTCGCCCTTGCTCATTCTCGCCGCCTTCACCGGTGCGATGATGGTGTTCCCTTCGATTTCGGCGTGGCTATTGTCTCCCGTCACGGAGGAACAGATTGCGCCGTCGCTCCCCGAACACCTCGAACCTCCGGACGAACAGACGAATTGGCCGCTCGTTATGGCACGAGCACAGGCCGCTTTCCCATCAGCAGTTCCCAGACGTCTGATGATGCCCGCAGCCGAAGGTGCGCCGCTTGCGCTGCGCTTGAAGCAGGATTTTGAGTGGACGCCCAATGGCCGGACATACGTCTGGATCGATCCTAGGGCCGCTCATGTTGTCGGCGTGCAGGATCCGGCCACCAGCGACATCGCTTCGGCTCTTACGGAGAAATACTATCCGGTACATGCCGCGAAGGTCGGCGGCATCGGGTGGCGCTTATTCATGAGTTTTGCGGGCTTGGCTTTGGCGATGCTCGGCCTCTTCGCGTCATGGAGCTTCTGGGCCGGGCGGGGACGTGCGCCTCGCCGCAGCCGGTCTTGA